In Methanocella paludicola SANAE, the sequence GGCTATCAGCATGCCTTTAGGCTTAAATCCCCCTCCGGACATGGCCTCAGTCATGATGTTGACGTCGTTGGAGTGGTCGATGTGGCGGTGAGAGAGCACGATGCAGTCGAGCCGCGAGGGCTTCAGGCCAAGCTCCACGCATCTCACAAGGCAGCCTGGCCCCGGGTCGAGAAGGATGGCGTTGCCGTCGAGGTCAAGCCACATGCCGCCGCTCTTGCGTATCTGGTTGGCGACGACCATGCGTCCGCCCGCCGTGCCGAGGAAAACGATCTCCGACATGCTACAATTACATCGTCCGACAAATGATATAAATGTAAGTATAATAGGCCTATTTTTTACCGCACAGGTTCTCGCCGCAGCACGGCGCTTCGACGGGCTTCAGCTCGCCCTTAAGGAAACGCTCGACCGCGTTGTCGATCGATCCCAGTGCGCCGGTCACGACGACGATGTTGCGCTCCCTCATAATGCCTTTTACTCGCTCGCCCATGCCGCCCGAGATGACGTGCGTAACGCCGTGGGCGGGCATCAGCTCAAGCACTGCGCCCTTCTCGCGCCCAGGGTTCTTAATTGTCTCCCGGGACACGACCTTACTCTCCTCCACCATGAGGAGCATGAACTCAGAGGCCTTCCCGAAGTGGTTGTGCACCATGGTGCTCTTCATCGGGACACAGATCTTCATAA encodes:
- a CDS encoding NifB/NifX family molybdenum-iron cluster-binding protein yields the protein MKICVPMKSTMVHNHFGKASEFMLLMVEESKVVSRETIKNPGREKGAVLELMPAHGVTHVISGGMGERVKGIMRERNIVVVTGALGSIDNAVERFLKGELKPVEAPCCGENLCGKK